From Epinephelus lanceolatus isolate andai-2023 chromosome 12, ASM4190304v1, whole genome shotgun sequence, the proteins below share one genomic window:
- the LOC117271605 gene encoding uncharacterized protein LOC117271605 isoform X5: MSEPYTQQPLRVMHWSALYVFLLLGLLPCYDAQTGPTAQTGPTGCAGPPALCCSGQNSSCFRGCFCDEACVELDDCCPDYGSICMQILTTGQPSTPSTTSSSATPTPANDIATTSSTAFSATSALLNVSTTAAPLVSATTETSQTSSSITSTPLDGVTTSASPGTTVTAQTGPTGCAGPPALCCSGQNSSCFRGCFCDEACVELDDCCPDYGSICMQSEVLTTGQPSTPSTTSSSATPTPANDIATTSSTAFSATSALLNVSTTAAPLVSATTATSQTSSSITSTPLDGVTTSASPGTTVTAQTGPTGCAGPPALCCSGQNSSCFRGCFCDEACVELDDCCPDYGSICMQSEVLTTGQPSTPSTTSSSATPTPANDIATTSSTAFSATSAATDVPPSSSSTVSSTTAPSTASSTTASSAVSTNSVSTVFATTATSQRSSSTTSTPLDGVTTSASPGSTVTAQTGPTGCAGPPVLCCSGQNSNCFRGCYCDEACVVFNDCCPDYRSTCTQLLTTGQPSTPSTTSSSATPTPANDIATTSSTAFSATSALLNVSTTSAFLVSATTATSQTSSSASTPADINTTLSVFVTTAPSTANNTTTTPANITTSASTVSGTTAPSTTNNTTTTLENITTLASTVSGTTAPSTTGSTAASAPAELSTTSASTASDTTTSSISTPADVSTTSSTESTSPGPSTPNSSTTSTTLAPTASATTPLSTSLSSISAATDVPPSSSFAVSSTTAPSTASSTTASSAVSTNSVSTVFATTATSQRSSSTTSTPLDGVTTSASPGSTVTAGTTLTETSTTLHTSSVTSSPAGGNTSGVSTKNTDSSTSSASDAQTVTVRLKVSVLSRHEEKDVILEAVSNFISQTLLHQSCEGCTITHIKPT; encoded by the exons cTCAAACAGGACCAACAG gcTGCGCAGGTCCACCCGCGCTGTGTTGCTCCGGTCAAAACTCCAGCTGTTTCAGAGGGTGTTTTTGTGATGAGGCCTGCGTGGAGCTCGATGACTGCTGTCCTGACTACGGGTCAATCTGCATGCAAA TTTTGACCACTGGGCAGCCAAGCACACCCAGCACAACAAGCAGCAGTGCTACACCTACACCGGCAAATGACATCGCAACTACATCATCCACAGCCTTTTCGGCAACATCTGCACTATTGAATGTGAGCACAACCGCGGCCCCCCTTGTGTCTGCTACTACAGAAACCAGCCAAACGAGCAGCAGCATTACATCTACACCACTAGATGGtgtcacaacttcagcatcCCCAGGCACCACGGTAACAG cTCAAACAGGACCAACAG gcTGCGCAGGTCCACCCGCGCTGTGTTGCTCCGGTCAAAACTCCAGCTGTTTCAGAGGGTGTTTTTGTGATGAGGCCTGCGTGGAGCTCGATGACTGCTGTCCTGACTACGGGTCAATCTGCATGCAAAGTGAGG TTTTGACCACTGGGCAGCCAAGCACACCCAGCACAACAAGCAGCAGTGCTACACCTACACCGGCAAATGACATCGCAACTACATCATCCACAGCCTTTTCGGCAACATCTGCACTATTGAATGTGAGCACAACCGCGGCCCCCCTTGTGTCTGCTACTACAGCAACCAGCCAAACGAGCAGCAGCATTACATCTACACCACTAGATGGtgtcacaacttcagcatcCCCAGGCACCACGGTAACAG cTCAAACAGGACCAACAG gcTGCGCAGGTCCACCCGCGCTGTGTTGCTCCGGTCAAAACTCCAGCTGTTTCAGAGGGTGTTTTTGTGATGAGGCCTGCGTGGAGCTCGATGACTGCTGTCCTGACTACGGGTCAATCTGCATGCAAAGTGAGG TTTTGACCACTGGGCAGCCAAGCACACCAAGCACAACAAGCAGCAGTGCTACACCTACACCGGCAAATGACATCGCAACTACATCATCCACAGCCTTTTCGGCAACATCTGCAGCGACAGATGTGCCTCCATCTTCATCATCCACAGTCTCTTCGACAACAGCACCCAGTACAGCAAGCAGCACCACTGCATCATCAGCTGTGAGCACAAACTCAGTGTCCACAGTGTTTGCTACGACAGCAACCAGCCAAAGAAGCAGCAGCACTACATCTACACCACTAGATGGCGTCACAACTTCAGCATCCCCAGGCtccacagtgacag cTCAAACAGGACCAACAG gcTGCGCAGGTCCACCCGTGCTGTGTTGCTCCGGTCAAAACTCCAACTGTTTCAGAGGGTGTTATTGTGATGAGGCCTGCGTGGTTTTCAATGACTGCTGTCCTGACTACAGGTCAACCTGCACGCAAC TTTTGACCACTGGGCAGCCAAGCACACCAAGCACAACAAGCAGCAGTGCTACACCTACACCTGCAAATGACATCGCAACTACATCATCCACAGCCTTTTCTGCAACATCTGCACTATTGAATGTGAGCACAACTTCGGCCTTCCTTGTGTCTGCTACTACAGCAACCAGCCAAACGAGCAGCAGTGCATCTACACCGGCAGATATCAACACAACTTTATCAGTTTTTGTGACGACAGCACCCAGCACAGCAAACAATACCACCACTACGCCAGCAAATATTACAACCTCAGCATCCACTGTCTCTGGCACTACAGCACCCAGCACAACAAACAATACCACCACTACACTAGAAAATATTACAACCTTAGCATCCACTGTCTCTGGCACTACAGCACCCAGCACAACAGGCAGCACTGCAGCATCTGCACCTGCAGAATTGAGTACAACTTCAGCATCTACAGCCTCTGACACAACAACCAGTAGCATTTCTACACCAGCAGATGTCAGCACAACATCATCTACAGAATCTACCTCTCCAGGACCCAGCACACCAAACAGCAGCACTACCAGCACAACTTTAGCACCCACAGCATCTGCCACAACACCACTAAGCACCAGCCTGAGCAGTATATCTGCAGCGACAGATGTGCCTCCATCTTCGTCATTCGCAGTCTCTTCGACAACAGCACCCAGTACAGCAAGCAGCACCACTGCATCATCAGCTGTGAGCACAAACTCAGTGTCCACAGTGTTTGCTACGACAGCAACCAGCCAAAGAAGCAGCAGCACTACATCTACACCACTAGATGGCGTCACAACTTCAGCATCCCCAGGCtccacagtgacag CAGGTACAACACTGACAGAAACCAGTACAACTCTGCATACCAGTAGTGTCACATCTTCACCAGCAGGTGGCAACACATCTGGAGTCTCCACCAAAAACACTGATTCCTCCACCAGCTCAGCTTCAG ATGCCCAAACAGTGACAGTTCGCCTGAAAGTTTCTGTTTTATCCCGTCATGAGGAAAAAGATGTCATTTTAGAGGCTGTATCTAAT ttTATATCCCAGACCCTTCTCCATCAGAGCTGTGAGGGCTGCACTATCACACACATCAAACCCACCTGA
- the LOC117271605 gene encoding uncharacterized protein LOC117271605 isoform X6, producing MSEPYTQQPLRVMHWSALYVFLLLGLLPCYDAQTGPTGCAGPPALCCSGQNSSCFRGCFCDEACVELDDCCPDYGSICMQSEVLTTGQPSTPSTTSSSATPTPANDIATTSSTAFSATSALLNVSTTAAPLVSATTETSQTSSSITSTPLDGVTTSASPGTTVTAQTGPTGCAGPPALCCSGQNSSCFRGCFCDEACVELDDCCPDYGSICMQSEVLTTGQPSTPSTTSSSATPTPANDIATTSSTAFSATSALLNVSTTAAPLVSATTATSQTSSSITSTPLDGVTTSASPGTTVTAQTGPTGCAGPPALCCSGQNSSCFRGCFCDEACVELDDCCPDYGSICMQSEVLTTGQPSTPSTTSSSATPTPANDIATTSSTAFSATSAATDVPPSSSSTVSSTTAPSTASSTTASSAVSTNSVSTVFATTATSQRSSSTTSTPLDGVTTSASPGSTVTAQTGPTGCAGPPVLCCSGQNSNCFRGCYCDEACVVFNDCCPDYRSTCTQLLTTGQPSTPSTTSSSATPTPANDIATTSSTAFSATSALLNVSTTSAFLVSATTATSQTSSSASTPADINTTLSVFVTTAPSTANNTTTTPANITTSASTVSGTTAPSTTNNTTTTLENITTLASTVSGTTAPSTTGSTAASAPAELSTTSASTASDTTTSSISTPADVSTTSSTESTSPGPSTPNSSTTSTTLAPTASATTPLSTSLSSISAATDVPPSSSFAVSSTTAPSTASSTTASSAVSTNSVSTVFATTATSQRSSSTTSTPLDGVTTSASPGSTVTAGTTLTETSTTLHTSSVTSSPAGGNTSGVSTKNTDSSTSSASDAQTVTVRLKVSVLSRHEEKDVILEAVSNFISQTLLHQSCEGCTITHIKPT from the exons cTCAAACAGGACCAACAG gcTGCGCAGGTCCACCCGCGCTGTGTTGCTCCGGTCAAAACTCCAGCTGTTTCAGAGGGTGTTTTTGTGATGAGGCCTGCGTGGAGCTCGATGACTGCTGTCCTGACTACGGGTCAATCTGCATGCAAAGTGAGG TTTTGACCACTGGGCAGCCAAGCACACCCAGCACAACAAGCAGCAGTGCTACACCTACACCGGCAAATGACATCGCAACTACATCATCCACAGCCTTTTCGGCAACATCTGCACTATTGAATGTGAGCACAACCGCGGCCCCCCTTGTGTCTGCTACTACAGAAACCAGCCAAACGAGCAGCAGCATTACATCTACACCACTAGATGGtgtcacaacttcagcatcCCCAGGCACCACGGTAACAG cTCAAACAGGACCAACAG gcTGCGCAGGTCCACCCGCGCTGTGTTGCTCCGGTCAAAACTCCAGCTGTTTCAGAGGGTGTTTTTGTGATGAGGCCTGCGTGGAGCTCGATGACTGCTGTCCTGACTACGGGTCAATCTGCATGCAAAGTGAGG TTTTGACCACTGGGCAGCCAAGCACACCCAGCACAACAAGCAGCAGTGCTACACCTACACCGGCAAATGACATCGCAACTACATCATCCACAGCCTTTTCGGCAACATCTGCACTATTGAATGTGAGCACAACCGCGGCCCCCCTTGTGTCTGCTACTACAGCAACCAGCCAAACGAGCAGCAGCATTACATCTACACCACTAGATGGtgtcacaacttcagcatcCCCAGGCACCACGGTAACAG cTCAAACAGGACCAACAG gcTGCGCAGGTCCACCCGCGCTGTGTTGCTCCGGTCAAAACTCCAGCTGTTTCAGAGGGTGTTTTTGTGATGAGGCCTGCGTGGAGCTCGATGACTGCTGTCCTGACTACGGGTCAATCTGCATGCAAAGTGAGG TTTTGACCACTGGGCAGCCAAGCACACCAAGCACAACAAGCAGCAGTGCTACACCTACACCGGCAAATGACATCGCAACTACATCATCCACAGCCTTTTCGGCAACATCTGCAGCGACAGATGTGCCTCCATCTTCATCATCCACAGTCTCTTCGACAACAGCACCCAGTACAGCAAGCAGCACCACTGCATCATCAGCTGTGAGCACAAACTCAGTGTCCACAGTGTTTGCTACGACAGCAACCAGCCAAAGAAGCAGCAGCACTACATCTACACCACTAGATGGCGTCACAACTTCAGCATCCCCAGGCtccacagtgacag cTCAAACAGGACCAACAG gcTGCGCAGGTCCACCCGTGCTGTGTTGCTCCGGTCAAAACTCCAACTGTTTCAGAGGGTGTTATTGTGATGAGGCCTGCGTGGTTTTCAATGACTGCTGTCCTGACTACAGGTCAACCTGCACGCAAC TTTTGACCACTGGGCAGCCAAGCACACCAAGCACAACAAGCAGCAGTGCTACACCTACACCTGCAAATGACATCGCAACTACATCATCCACAGCCTTTTCTGCAACATCTGCACTATTGAATGTGAGCACAACTTCGGCCTTCCTTGTGTCTGCTACTACAGCAACCAGCCAAACGAGCAGCAGTGCATCTACACCGGCAGATATCAACACAACTTTATCAGTTTTTGTGACGACAGCACCCAGCACAGCAAACAATACCACCACTACGCCAGCAAATATTACAACCTCAGCATCCACTGTCTCTGGCACTACAGCACCCAGCACAACAAACAATACCACCACTACACTAGAAAATATTACAACCTTAGCATCCACTGTCTCTGGCACTACAGCACCCAGCACAACAGGCAGCACTGCAGCATCTGCACCTGCAGAATTGAGTACAACTTCAGCATCTACAGCCTCTGACACAACAACCAGTAGCATTTCTACACCAGCAGATGTCAGCACAACATCATCTACAGAATCTACCTCTCCAGGACCCAGCACACCAAACAGCAGCACTACCAGCACAACTTTAGCACCCACAGCATCTGCCACAACACCACTAAGCACCAGCCTGAGCAGTATATCTGCAGCGACAGATGTGCCTCCATCTTCGTCATTCGCAGTCTCTTCGACAACAGCACCCAGTACAGCAAGCAGCACCACTGCATCATCAGCTGTGAGCACAAACTCAGTGTCCACAGTGTTTGCTACGACAGCAACCAGCCAAAGAAGCAGCAGCACTACATCTACACCACTAGATGGCGTCACAACTTCAGCATCCCCAGGCtccacagtgacag CAGGTACAACACTGACAGAAACCAGTACAACTCTGCATACCAGTAGTGTCACATCTTCACCAGCAGGTGGCAACACATCTGGAGTCTCCACCAAAAACACTGATTCCTCCACCAGCTCAGCTTCAG ATGCCCAAACAGTGACAGTTCGCCTGAAAGTTTCTGTTTTATCCCGTCATGAGGAAAAAGATGTCATTTTAGAGGCTGTATCTAAT ttTATATCCCAGACCCTTCTCCATCAGAGCTGTGAGGGCTGCACTATCACACACATCAAACCCACCTGA
- the LOC117271605 gene encoding uncharacterized protein LOC117271605 isoform X4: MSEPYTQQPLRVMHWSALYVFLLLGLLPCYDAQTGPTAQTGPTGCAGPPALCCSGQNSSCFRGCFCDEACVELDDCCPDYGSICMQSEVLTTGQPSTPSTTSSSATPTPANDIATTSSTAFSATSALLNVSTTAAPLVSATTETSQTSSSITSTPLDGVTTSASPGTTVTAQTGPTGCAGPPALCCSGQNSSCFRGCFCDEACVELDDCCPDYGSICMQSEVLTTGQPSTPSTTSSSATPTPANDIATTSSTAFSATSALLNVSTTAAPLVSATTATSQTSSSITSTPLDGVTTSASPGTTVTAQTGPTGCAGPPALCCSGQNSSCFRGCFCDEACVELDDCCPDYGSICMQILTTGQPSTPSTTSSSATPTPANDIATTSSTAFSATSAATDVPPSSSSTVSSTTAPSTASSTTASSAVSTNSVSTVFATTATSQRSSSTTSTPLDGVTTSASPGSTVTAQTGPTGCAGPPVLCCSGQNSNCFRGCYCDEACVVFNDCCPDYRSTCTQLLTTGQPSTPSTTSSSATPTPANDIATTSSTAFSATSALLNVSTTSAFLVSATTATSQTSSSASTPADINTTLSVFVTTAPSTANNTTTTPANITTSASTVSGTTAPSTTNNTTTTLENITTLASTVSGTTAPSTTGSTAASAPAELSTTSASTASDTTTSSISTPADVSTTSSTESTSPGPSTPNSSTTSTTLAPTASATTPLSTSLSSISAATDVPPSSSFAVSSTTAPSTASSTTASSAVSTNSVSTVFATTATSQRSSSTTSTPLDGVTTSASPGSTVTAGTTLTETSTTLHTSSVTSSPAGGNTSGVSTKNTDSSTSSASDAQTVTVRLKVSVLSRHEEKDVILEAVSNFISQTLLHQSCEGCTITHIKPT; encoded by the exons cTCAAACAGGACCAACAG gcTGCGCAGGTCCACCCGCGCTGTGTTGCTCCGGTCAAAACTCCAGCTGTTTCAGAGGGTGTTTTTGTGATGAGGCCTGCGTGGAGCTCGATGACTGCTGTCCTGACTACGGGTCAATCTGCATGCAAAGTGAGG TTTTGACCACTGGGCAGCCAAGCACACCCAGCACAACAAGCAGCAGTGCTACACCTACACCGGCAAATGACATCGCAACTACATCATCCACAGCCTTTTCGGCAACATCTGCACTATTGAATGTGAGCACAACCGCGGCCCCCCTTGTGTCTGCTACTACAGAAACCAGCCAAACGAGCAGCAGCATTACATCTACACCACTAGATGGtgtcacaacttcagcatcCCCAGGCACCACGGTAACAG cTCAAACAGGACCAACAG gcTGCGCAGGTCCACCCGCGCTGTGTTGCTCCGGTCAAAACTCCAGCTGTTTCAGAGGGTGTTTTTGTGATGAGGCCTGCGTGGAGCTCGATGACTGCTGTCCTGACTACGGGTCAATCTGCATGCAAAGTGAGG TTTTGACCACTGGGCAGCCAAGCACACCCAGCACAACAAGCAGCAGTGCTACACCTACACCGGCAAATGACATCGCAACTACATCATCCACAGCCTTTTCGGCAACATCTGCACTATTGAATGTGAGCACAACCGCGGCCCCCCTTGTGTCTGCTACTACAGCAACCAGCCAAACGAGCAGCAGCATTACATCTACACCACTAGATGGtgtcacaacttcagcatcCCCAGGCACCACGGTAACAG cTCAAACAGGACCAACAG gcTGCGCAGGTCCACCCGCGCTGTGTTGCTCCGGTCAAAACTCCAGCTGTTTCAGAGGGTGTTTTTGTGATGAGGCCTGCGTGGAGCTCGATGACTGCTGTCCTGACTACGGGTCAATCTGCATGCAAA TTTTGACCACTGGGCAGCCAAGCACACCAAGCACAACAAGCAGCAGTGCTACACCTACACCGGCAAATGACATCGCAACTACATCATCCACAGCCTTTTCGGCAACATCTGCAGCGACAGATGTGCCTCCATCTTCATCATCCACAGTCTCTTCGACAACAGCACCCAGTACAGCAAGCAGCACCACTGCATCATCAGCTGTGAGCACAAACTCAGTGTCCACAGTGTTTGCTACGACAGCAACCAGCCAAAGAAGCAGCAGCACTACATCTACACCACTAGATGGCGTCACAACTTCAGCATCCCCAGGCtccacagtgacag cTCAAACAGGACCAACAG gcTGCGCAGGTCCACCCGTGCTGTGTTGCTCCGGTCAAAACTCCAACTGTTTCAGAGGGTGTTATTGTGATGAGGCCTGCGTGGTTTTCAATGACTGCTGTCCTGACTACAGGTCAACCTGCACGCAAC TTTTGACCACTGGGCAGCCAAGCACACCAAGCACAACAAGCAGCAGTGCTACACCTACACCTGCAAATGACATCGCAACTACATCATCCACAGCCTTTTCTGCAACATCTGCACTATTGAATGTGAGCACAACTTCGGCCTTCCTTGTGTCTGCTACTACAGCAACCAGCCAAACGAGCAGCAGTGCATCTACACCGGCAGATATCAACACAACTTTATCAGTTTTTGTGACGACAGCACCCAGCACAGCAAACAATACCACCACTACGCCAGCAAATATTACAACCTCAGCATCCACTGTCTCTGGCACTACAGCACCCAGCACAACAAACAATACCACCACTACACTAGAAAATATTACAACCTTAGCATCCACTGTCTCTGGCACTACAGCACCCAGCACAACAGGCAGCACTGCAGCATCTGCACCTGCAGAATTGAGTACAACTTCAGCATCTACAGCCTCTGACACAACAACCAGTAGCATTTCTACACCAGCAGATGTCAGCACAACATCATCTACAGAATCTACCTCTCCAGGACCCAGCACACCAAACAGCAGCACTACCAGCACAACTTTAGCACCCACAGCATCTGCCACAACACCACTAAGCACCAGCCTGAGCAGTATATCTGCAGCGACAGATGTGCCTCCATCTTCGTCATTCGCAGTCTCTTCGACAACAGCACCCAGTACAGCAAGCAGCACCACTGCATCATCAGCTGTGAGCACAAACTCAGTGTCCACAGTGTTTGCTACGACAGCAACCAGCCAAAGAAGCAGCAGCACTACATCTACACCACTAGATGGCGTCACAACTTCAGCATCCCCAGGCtccacagtgacag CAGGTACAACACTGACAGAAACCAGTACAACTCTGCATACCAGTAGTGTCACATCTTCACCAGCAGGTGGCAACACATCTGGAGTCTCCACCAAAAACACTGATTCCTCCACCAGCTCAGCTTCAG ATGCCCAAACAGTGACAGTTCGCCTGAAAGTTTCTGTTTTATCCCGTCATGAGGAAAAAGATGTCATTTTAGAGGCTGTATCTAAT ttTATATCCCAGACCCTTCTCCATCAGAGCTGTGAGGGCTGCACTATCACACACATCAAACCCACCTGA
- the LOC117271605 gene encoding uncharacterized protein LOC117271605 isoform X2, which produces MSEPYTQQPLRVMHWSALYVFLLLGLLPCYDAQTGPTAQTGPTGCAGPPALCCSGQNSSCFRGCFCDEACVELDDCCPDYGSICMQSEVLTTGQPSTPSTTSSSATPTPANDIATTSSTAFSATSALLNVSTTAAPLVSATTETSQTSSSITSTPLDGVTTSASPGTTVTAQTGPTGCAGPPALCCSGQNSSCFRGCFCDEACVELDDCCPDYGSICMQSEVLTTGQPSTPSTTSSSATPTPANDIATTSSTAFSATSALLNVSTTAAPLVSATTATSQTSSSITSTPLDGVTTSASPGTTVTAQTGPTGCAGPPALCCSGQNSSCFRGCFCDEACVELDDCCPDYGSICMQSEVLTTGQPSTPSTTSSSATPTPANDIATTSSTAFSATSAATDVPPSSSSTVSSTTAPSTASSTTASSAVSTNSVSTVFATTATSQRSSSTTSTPLDGVTTSASPGSTVTAQTGPTGCAGPPVLCCSGQNSNCFRGCYCDEACVVFNDCCPDYRSTCTQLLTTGQPSTPSTTSSSATPTPANDIATTSSTAFSATSALLNVSTTSAFLVSATTATSQTSSSASTPADINTTLSVFVTTAPSTANNTTTTPANITTSASTVSGTTAPSTTNNTTTTLENITTLASTVSGTTAPSTTGSTAASAPAELSTTSASTASDTTTSSISTPADVSTTSSTESTSPGPSTPNSSTTSTTLAPTASATTPLSTSLSSISAATDVPPSSSFAVSSTTAPSTASSTTASSAVSTNSVSTVFATTATSQRSSSTTSTPLDGVTTSASPGSTVTGTTLTETSTTLHTSSVTSSPAGGNTSGVSTKNTDSSTSSASDAQTVTVRLKVSVLSRHEEKDVILEAVSNFISQTLLHQSCEGCTITHIKPT; this is translated from the exons cTCAAACAGGACCAACAG gcTGCGCAGGTCCACCCGCGCTGTGTTGCTCCGGTCAAAACTCCAGCTGTTTCAGAGGGTGTTTTTGTGATGAGGCCTGCGTGGAGCTCGATGACTGCTGTCCTGACTACGGGTCAATCTGCATGCAAAGTGAGG TTTTGACCACTGGGCAGCCAAGCACACCCAGCACAACAAGCAGCAGTGCTACACCTACACCGGCAAATGACATCGCAACTACATCATCCACAGCCTTTTCGGCAACATCTGCACTATTGAATGTGAGCACAACCGCGGCCCCCCTTGTGTCTGCTACTACAGAAACCAGCCAAACGAGCAGCAGCATTACATCTACACCACTAGATGGtgtcacaacttcagcatcCCCAGGCACCACGGTAACAG cTCAAACAGGACCAACAG gcTGCGCAGGTCCACCCGCGCTGTGTTGCTCCGGTCAAAACTCCAGCTGTTTCAGAGGGTGTTTTTGTGATGAGGCCTGCGTGGAGCTCGATGACTGCTGTCCTGACTACGGGTCAATCTGCATGCAAAGTGAGG TTTTGACCACTGGGCAGCCAAGCACACCCAGCACAACAAGCAGCAGTGCTACACCTACACCGGCAAATGACATCGCAACTACATCATCCACAGCCTTTTCGGCAACATCTGCACTATTGAATGTGAGCACAACCGCGGCCCCCCTTGTGTCTGCTACTACAGCAACCAGCCAAACGAGCAGCAGCATTACATCTACACCACTAGATGGtgtcacaacttcagcatcCCCAGGCACCACGGTAACAG cTCAAACAGGACCAACAG gcTGCGCAGGTCCACCCGCGCTGTGTTGCTCCGGTCAAAACTCCAGCTGTTTCAGAGGGTGTTTTTGTGATGAGGCCTGCGTGGAGCTCGATGACTGCTGTCCTGACTACGGGTCAATCTGCATGCAAAGTGAGG TTTTGACCACTGGGCAGCCAAGCACACCAAGCACAACAAGCAGCAGTGCTACACCTACACCGGCAAATGACATCGCAACTACATCATCCACAGCCTTTTCGGCAACATCTGCAGCGACAGATGTGCCTCCATCTTCATCATCCACAGTCTCTTCGACAACAGCACCCAGTACAGCAAGCAGCACCACTGCATCATCAGCTGTGAGCACAAACTCAGTGTCCACAGTGTTTGCTACGACAGCAACCAGCCAAAGAAGCAGCAGCACTACATCTACACCACTAGATGGCGTCACAACTTCAGCATCCCCAGGCtccacagtgacag cTCAAACAGGACCAACAG gcTGCGCAGGTCCACCCGTGCTGTGTTGCTCCGGTCAAAACTCCAACTGTTTCAGAGGGTGTTATTGTGATGAGGCCTGCGTGGTTTTCAATGACTGCTGTCCTGACTACAGGTCAACCTGCACGCAAC TTTTGACCACTGGGCAGCCAAGCACACCAAGCACAACAAGCAGCAGTGCTACACCTACACCTGCAAATGACATCGCAACTACATCATCCACAGCCTTTTCTGCAACATCTGCACTATTGAATGTGAGCACAACTTCGGCCTTCCTTGTGTCTGCTACTACAGCAACCAGCCAAACGAGCAGCAGTGCATCTACACCGGCAGATATCAACACAACTTTATCAGTTTTTGTGACGACAGCACCCAGCACAGCAAACAATACCACCACTACGCCAGCAAATATTACAACCTCAGCATCCACTGTCTCTGGCACTACAGCACCCAGCACAACAAACAATACCACCACTACACTAGAAAATATTACAACCTTAGCATCCACTGTCTCTGGCACTACAGCACCCAGCACAACAGGCAGCACTGCAGCATCTGCACCTGCAGAATTGAGTACAACTTCAGCATCTACAGCCTCTGACACAACAACCAGTAGCATTTCTACACCAGCAGATGTCAGCACAACATCATCTACAGAATCTACCTCTCCAGGACCCAGCACACCAAACAGCAGCACTACCAGCACAACTTTAGCACCCACAGCATCTGCCACAACACCACTAAGCACCAGCCTGAGCAGTATATCTGCAGCGACAGATGTGCCTCCATCTTCGTCATTCGCAGTCTCTTCGACAACAGCACCCAGTACAGCAAGCAGCACCACTGCATCATCAGCTGTGAGCACAAACTCAGTGTCCACAGTGTTTGCTACGACAGCAACCAGCCAAAGAAGCAGCAGCACTACATCTACACCACTAGATGGCGTCACAACTTCAGCATCCCCAGGCtccacagtgacag GTACAACACTGACAGAAACCAGTACAACTCTGCATACCAGTAGTGTCACATCTTCACCAGCAGGTGGCAACACATCTGGAGTCTCCACCAAAAACACTGATTCCTCCACCAGCTCAGCTTCAG ATGCCCAAACAGTGACAGTTCGCCTGAAAGTTTCTGTTTTATCCCGTCATGAGGAAAAAGATGTCATTTTAGAGGCTGTATCTAAT ttTATATCCCAGACCCTTCTCCATCAGAGCTGTGAGGGCTGCACTATCACACACATCAAACCCACCTGA